Proteins from a genomic interval of Streptomyces sp. NBC_01445:
- a CDS encoding BTAD domain-containing putative transcriptional regulator, producing MRFGILGPLDVRAPDGTPLDPGGPRPRALLTLLLLEAGRTVSAERLIDGLYGDEPPAGAANALQSQVSRLRKRLSLDIEATPAGYRLAVGPDDVDVHRFERLAAEGERSLSSGDPSLASALLGEALGLWRGPALADLPAAFGSRLDEIRFTAAQTRIEAELALGSGGGLVPELRELIAAHPLSERLYGQLMRSLHADGRPAEALAVYEEVRRVLADELGADPSAELSALHLELLRGREPARGRGVPAQLTRFVGRTEELSRIDSLLAGSRLVTLTGPGGAGKTRLAAEAARDRADVCWAELAPLADGEQMPYALLAALGVREGFRGPQGDPVARLIDALEGRDVLLVLDNCEHLVDDAARTAVVLLGACPGLRILATSREALGITGEALCPVPPLAAGPAARLFMDRAAAVRPDADLHARVEAVHGICEALDGLPLAIELAAARLRTLTVDELAARLGDRFRLLSRGDRTKAPRHRTLRAVVEWSWELLDGEERDLARRMAVFAGGSSGGATLAAVEAVCGVPYPEDLLASLTEKSFLEAAGGRYRMLQTIRAFCAEHLADEGELSRLRDAHAAYFQGLAAQAEPYLRGGGQLPRLAALGAEQDNLSAALRHLVRADPHAALRLMADLSWFWRLRGLHGAHVPLARELLAALGDEPPEDLAEEYVLCVINTVTGEGNDPRETERLARAEAVLASRDHALRRPFVVVLWSVTYGPQHAVQERVRRQVGEAPWGLALLDVGLGFQEWFAGRPVTSEEHFERALDGFRATGDRWGMANCLDPLGMFADWRGDRERALALLDEGLAHVAALEAPEETADLLHRRAYVLLHQGQLRDAADHFTRSAAMARTAAVPDKVASARRGLGDVARISGETEHARVHYEAALELCAANWFSVGETVRTLIGLGRAALAASRPDEARDWFEQGLALCDGPTRALELADAAEALASVAQDPREAAVLLGAGAGLRGRTLAGDPDVTPVEARVRAALTTETYEKAFEEGRAMRSAAVSRP from the coding sequence ATGCGCTTCGGCATCCTCGGCCCCCTCGACGTACGCGCCCCCGACGGCACCCCGCTGGACCCCGGCGGTCCGCGTCCGCGCGCACTGCTGACGCTGCTGCTCCTGGAGGCGGGCCGGACCGTTTCCGCCGAGCGCCTGATCGACGGTCTGTACGGGGACGAGCCCCCGGCCGGCGCCGCGAACGCGCTCCAGTCCCAGGTCTCACGGCTGCGCAAGCGGCTCTCCCTCGATATCGAGGCGACCCCGGCGGGCTACCGGCTGGCCGTCGGCCCGGACGACGTGGACGTGCACCGCTTCGAGCGGCTGGCCGCCGAGGGCGAGCGGTCGCTCTCGTCCGGGGACCCTTCCCTGGCGTCCGCACTCCTCGGGGAGGCGCTCGGGCTCTGGCGCGGACCCGCGCTCGCCGATCTCCCCGCCGCCTTCGGCAGCCGTCTCGACGAGATCAGGTTCACCGCCGCCCAGACCCGTATCGAGGCGGAACTCGCGCTCGGCTCGGGTGGCGGTCTCGTCCCTGAGCTGCGGGAACTGATCGCCGCACACCCCCTCAGCGAGCGCCTCTACGGTCAGTTGATGCGCTCCCTCCACGCGGACGGGCGGCCGGCAGAGGCGCTCGCCGTGTACGAGGAGGTGCGCCGCGTCCTCGCCGACGAGCTGGGCGCCGATCCGTCGGCGGAGCTCTCGGCGCTGCATCTGGAACTTCTTCGGGGGCGGGAACCCGCGCGCGGGCGGGGCGTTCCCGCGCAGCTGACCCGATTCGTCGGGCGGACGGAAGAACTCTCCCGGATCGACTCGCTGCTCGCGGGGTCCCGGCTCGTGACGCTGACGGGTCCGGGCGGGGCGGGCAAGACCAGGCTCGCGGCCGAGGCCGCGCGGGACAGAGCCGACGTGTGCTGGGCCGAGTTGGCGCCCCTCGCTGACGGGGAGCAGATGCCGTACGCGCTGCTCGCGGCGCTCGGGGTGCGTGAGGGGTTCCGGGGGCCTCAGGGGGATCCGGTCGCGCGGCTGATCGACGCGCTGGAGGGGCGCGACGTGCTGCTCGTGCTCGACAACTGCGAGCATCTCGTCGACGACGCGGCCCGCACGGCGGTCGTGCTGCTCGGCGCGTGCCCCGGGCTGCGGATCCTCGCCACGAGCCGGGAGGCGCTCGGCATCACCGGTGAGGCACTGTGCCCGGTGCCGCCGCTCGCGGCCGGTCCCGCCGCGCGCCTTTTCATGGACCGGGCGGCCGCTGTACGGCCCGATGCCGACCTGCACGCGCGCGTGGAGGCCGTTCACGGGATCTGCGAGGCCCTCGACGGACTGCCGCTGGCGATCGAACTCGCCGCGGCCAGGCTGCGGACGCTCACCGTCGACGAACTCGCGGCCCGCCTCGGTGACCGCTTCCGGCTGCTGTCCCGCGGCGACCGGACCAAGGCGCCCCGGCATCGCACGCTGCGCGCGGTCGTCGAGTGGAGCTGGGAGCTGCTCGACGGGGAGGAGCGGGATCTCGCACGGCGGATGGCCGTGTTCGCCGGAGGGTCGTCCGGGGGCGCCACGCTCGCCGCGGTCGAGGCCGTGTGCGGGGTGCCGTACCCGGAGGACCTGCTGGCCTCGCTCACGGAGAAGTCCTTCCTGGAGGCGGCCGGCGGGCGCTACCGGATGCTTCAGACCATCCGCGCGTTCTGCGCGGAGCACCTGGCCGACGAGGGGGAGTTGTCGCGGCTGCGGGACGCGCACGCAGCGTACTTCCAGGGACTGGCGGCGCAGGCGGAGCCGTATCTGCGCGGCGGCGGTCAGCTGCCGCGGCTGGCCGCGCTCGGGGCCGAGCAGGACAACCTGTCGGCGGCCCTGCGCCATCTCGTGCGCGCGGACCCGCATGCGGCGCTGCGGCTGATGGCGGACCTGTCCTGGTTCTGGCGGCTGCGCGGGCTGCACGGCGCGCATGTGCCGCTGGCGCGCGAACTGCTCGCGGCGCTCGGGGACGAGCCGCCGGAGGACCTTGCCGAGGAGTACGTCCTGTGCGTGATCAACACGGTCACGGGCGAGGGCAACGACCCGCGTGAAACGGAGCGCCTGGCGCGCGCGGAGGCCGTGCTCGCATCCCGGGACCACGCGCTGCGGCGGCCGTTCGTGGTGGTCCTGTGGTCGGTGACGTACGGGCCGCAGCACGCCGTGCAGGAGCGGGTGCGCCGGCAGGTCGGTGAGGCGCCCTGGGGGCTCGCGCTGCTCGATGTCGGCCTGGGCTTCCAGGAGTGGTTCGCGGGGCGCCCCGTCACGTCGGAGGAGCATTTCGAGCGGGCACTCGACGGCTTCCGGGCGACCGGGGACCGGTGGGGCATGGCCAACTGCCTTGATCCGTTGGGCATGTTCGCGGACTGGCGCGGCGACCGGGAGCGGGCCCTGGCGCTCCTCGACGAGGGTCTCGCGCACGTGGCCGCGCTCGAAGCCCCTGAGGAGACCGCCGATCTGCTCCACCGGCGCGCATACGTCCTGCTCCATCAGGGCCAACTCCGGGACGCCGCCGACCACTTCACGCGCTCCGCCGCGATGGCGCGTACGGCGGCCGTCCCCGACAAGGTGGCGAGCGCGCGGCGCGGGCTCGGCGATGTGGCGCGGATCAGCGGGGAGACGGAGCACGCGCGCGTGCACTACGAGGCGGCTCTCGAACTGTGCGCCGCGAACTGGTTCAGCGTCGGCGAGACCGTGCGGACCCTCATCGGTCTGGGCCGCGCCGCCCTCGCCGCGTCCCGGCCCGACGAGGCCCGCGACTGGTTCGAGCAGGGCCTCGCGCTCTGCGACGGTCCCACGCGTGCACTCGAACTCGCCGATGCGGCCGAGGCGTTGGCCTCCGTG